A single region of the Cynocephalus volans isolate mCynVol1 chromosome 12, mCynVol1.pri, whole genome shotgun sequence genome encodes:
- the SPRYD3 gene encoding SPRY domain-containing protein 3, which produces MRRTRRPRFVLMNKMDDLNLHYRFLNWRRRIREIREVRAFRYQERFKHILVDGDTLSYHGNSGEVGCYVASRPLTKDSNYFEVSIVDSGVRGTIAVGLVPQYYSLDHQPGWLPDSVAYHADDGKLYNGRAKGRQFGSKCNSGDRIGCGIEPVSFDVQTAQIFFTKNGKRVGSTIMPMSPDGLFPAVGMHSLGEEVRLHLNAELGHEDDSVMMVDSYEDEWGRLHDVRVCGTLLEYLGKGKSIVDVGLAQARHPLSTRSHYFEVEIVDPGEKCYIALGLARKDYPKNRHPGWSRGSVAYHADDGKIFHGSGVGDPFGPRCYKGDIMGCGIMFPRDYILDSEGDSDDSSDTVILSPTARAVRNVRNVMYLHQEGEEEEEEEEEEEDGEEIEQEHEGKKVVVFFTRNGKIIGKKDAVVPSGGFFPTIGMLSCGEKVKVDLHPLSG; this is translated from the exons ATGAGGAGGACGCGGCGGCCCCG GTTTGTTCTCATGAACAAGATGGATGACCTCAACCTGCACTACCGGTTTCTGAATTGGCGTCGACGGATCCGGGAAATTCGGGAGGTCCGGGCTTTCCGATATCAGGAGAGGTTCAAACACATCCTTGTAGATGGAGATACTTTGAG TTACCATGGAAACTCTGGTGAAGTAGGCTGCTACGTGGCTTCTCGACCCCTGACCAAGGACAGCAATTATTTTGAG GTGTCTATTGTGGACAGTGGAGTCCGGGGCACCATTGCTGTAGGGCTGGTCCCTCAGTACTACAGCTTGGATCACCAGCCTGGTTGGTTGCCCGACTCTGTAGCCTACCATGCTGATGATGGCAA GCTATACAATGGCCGAGCCAAAGGCCGCCAGTTTGGGTCAAAGTGCAACTCCGGGGACCGGATTGGCTGTGGCATTGAGCCTGTGTCCTTCGATGTTCAGactgctcagattttcttcacCAAAAATGGGAAGCGG GTGGGCTCCACCATCATGCCCATGTCCCCGGATGGGCTGTTTCCAGCAGTGGGCATGCACTCACTGGGTGAGGAGGTACGACTACACCTCAACGCTGAGCTGGGGCATGAGGACGACAGCGTCATGATGGTGGACAGCTATGAGGATGAATGGGGTCGGCTGCATGATGTCCGAGTTTGTGGGACT CTGCTGGAGTACTTGGGGAAGGGCAAGAGCATTGTGGATGTGGGGCTGGCGCAGGCCCGGCACCCACTCAGCACCCGCAGCCACTACTTCGAGGTGGAGATTGTGGACCCTGGAGAGAAATGCTACATTGCCTTGGGGCTGGCTCGGAAG GATTATCCCAAGAACAGGCACCCTGGCTGGAGCAGAGGCTCTGTGGCTTATCATGCAG ATGATGGGAAGATCTTCCATGGCAGTGGTGTGGGGGATCCCTTTGGGCCACGCTGTTACAAAGGGGACATTATGGGCTGTGGAATCATGTTCCCTCGGGACTACATTCTGGACAGTGAGg GAGACAGTGATGACAGTTCTGACACAGTGATCCTGTCCCCGACTGCCCGGGCCGTCCGGAACGTCCGGAATGTCATGTACCTGCAccaggagggggaagaggaagaggaggaagaagaagaggaagaagatgggGAAGAGATAGAGCAGGAGCATGAGGGCAAGAAGGTGGTG GTTTTCTTCACCCGAAATGGCAAGATCATTGGGAAGAAGGATGCTGTTGTACCTTCTGGAGGCTTCTTCCCTACCATTGGAATGCTGAGCTGTGGGGAGAAAGTCAAAGTAGATCTGCATCCTTTGAGTGGCTAG